The Arcobacter roscoffensis genome segment AGATTTACCTAATGCAGCTTTTTCACCGTTAGCACCGTGACATCCAGCACATGCAGCGAAAGATGCAGCAGATAATGTAGCAGCAGTTGCTGCAGCGAATAATGTAGTTAATACTAATTTCTTCATTGTTTCTCCTTGAATTTGAGTAAATATTTTAGCTATTTTTTCTTTTGGTTGGCTTAATATTTACAATTAATTTTTTATTGTCAATATAAGTGTTACCTATAATTGTGTACAAATTGTGAAGATTTCATAAGCTTGATTTTGCAAAGCTAAAGGCACTTTTTTATATAGTATGTTCTTAAATTACAAAGAGGTTTTTTATGGAAGAAGATATAGTTTTACAAATTGATAATTTAAGCTTCTCTTATAAAAAAGAAACACCCATTTATGAAAATTTTTCAATGACTTTAAAAAAGGGTGAACTTTTTACAATTTTTGGTAAAAGTGGTAGTGGAAAGACTACACTTTTTGAATTAATAATAGGTAGTTTAAAACCTCAAAGTGGAACTATAGAAAAGCAGAGTTTAAGTCTTATTTTTCAAGATCCTTATAACTCTTTTCATCCAACTTTTAATATAATTGAACAAATAAAAGATGTAATTAATTATGACTTTTATGAAAATATGAATAACTATTTAAAAGAACTGAGCTTGGATGAGAGTTTACTTTATAAAAAACCTTATGAGTTAAGTGGTGGGCAACTTCAAAGATGTTCTATTTTAAGAGCACTTTTAATGAAGCCTAAACTTCTTTTAGTTGATGAACCAACATCAGCTTTAGATAATATCATCGCATATGATGTAATGAAACTTTTAATAAAATATTTAGACTCATGTGCAATACTTTTAATTACGCATGATATTGATTTAGCTACTTGGTGTAGCGATAAAATTATAAGATTGGATAAAGATGGAAAACAATAAAAAAGCCTTAGTTCTACTTAATATGGGTGGAGCAAGAAGAAAAGATGAATTGAAACTTTTTTTAACAAATATGTTTAACGACAAAAATATCATAGCAGCCCCAAAACTAATAAGAAAAATGATTGCATTTTTTATTACAACTTCAAGACTTAATAGTGCATGGAAAAACTATGAAGAAATAGGTGGTTTCTCACCACTAAACCCACTAACTGAAAAATTAGTTGATAAAGTAAATGAAAATATAAAAGAGTATAAAACATATCAAGTTATGAGATATACTCCTCCTTTTGCAAAAGATGTAATCGAAGATATGAAAAAAGATGGAATAGAAGAAGTTGTTTTACTTCCTTTATATCCTCAATTTTCAACAACTACTACAAAATCATCTTTAGAAGACTTTAAAGCTTATGCAAAAGACTCTTTTAAGATAAAAACAAAAGGAACATTTTATAAAAATGAAGCTTTTAATAAATGTATTATTGAAGAGATAAAAGAAAAAACAAACTCTCAAGCAGGTGAGTTTAATCTTATTTTCTCTGCTCATGGTTTACCTCAAAAGATTGTAGATAAGGGTGATCCTTATGAAAAACAAATGAACAAGCATGTGAAGATTTTATCAAAAATGCTTGAAGAGGAAGGTCAAAACTTTAAATCAATAAACCTAGCTTATCAATCAAAAGTAGGTCCTATGAAGTGGCTTGATCCTTCACTTGATGATATGCTTGAAAACTTTAAAGATGAAAATGTGATTATTTACCCAATTGCTTTTACAGTTGATAATTCAGAAACTGATTTTGAACTTGATATTGAGTATAGAGAAATAGCAGAAGAAATTGGTGTAAAAGAGTTTAGAGTTTGTAAGTGTGTAAATGATAGTGATATGTTTATTGAAGCTATTAAGGATATGATAAAATTCAAATAGGAAAACAAATGGAAATTAGTGTAGAACAAGTTCTGCTTGAAGTTGCTAGAAATACAATTTTAAGTGAGTTTGATAGTAGTTTTGAAATTAATAAAAAAAAATTAATAGAAAAATATCCTATTTTAAATGAACAAAGGGCTTGTTTTGTCACTTTAAACCTACATGGAAAACTAAGAGGTTGTATTGGTTCATTAGTAGCTCATCGAAGTTTACTTGATGATGTGATTTCTAATGCTTACAATGCAGCTTTTAGTGATTTAAGATTCAATAGATTAACAGCTTTGGAGTTTAAAAATATAGATATTGAAATATCTGTTTTAACTCCTGCTGTGAAACTTGAATATGAGAATACACAAGATTTAAAAGAAAAAATCAAAATAAATGAGCATGGAGTTATTTTAGAACTTGAAGGAAAAAGAGCAACTTTTTTACCTCAAGTTTGGGAACAGCTTTCAAGTTTTGAAGAGTTTTTTACTCACCTATCAAAAAAAGCAGGATTCTCTCAAAACTGCTTAGAACATAAACCTAGTATTTATACATACACTGCAATAAAGATAAAGTAATGAATTTTTATGAAAAGCAAAATGACAGACTAGTTTGTCAACTATGCTCTTATTATTGTAAATTAAAAGAAAATCAAACAGGTATTTGCGGAGTAAATAAAAATATAGGTGATAAAATAGAGTGTCTAGTTTATGGATATCCTGCTGCTATGAATATAGATCCAATTGAAAAAAAGCCTTTATATCATGTTCTGCCTCAGTCAAAATCCTTTTCAATAGGTACTGTTGGGTGTAATTTTAGATGTTCATTTTGTCAAAATCATGGTATTTCTCAAGAACATAATATAAATAAAGCTACTTATTATAGTCCTAAAGACATAGTAAAAATGGCAAAACATTATAAGTGTGATACTATTTCTTATACATATAATGAACCAACGATTTTTTATCCTTATGCAAAAGATTGTGCTATTGAAGCCAAAAAACATGAAATAAAAAATGTATATGTCTCAAACGGTTTTGAAAGTAGTGAAGTAATTGATGATATGAAAGGTATTATCGATGCTGTAAATATTGATTTAAAATCTTTTTCTGAAAGCTATTATAAAAAGAGTTTAGGTGGAAGTTTAAAGCAAGTATTAGAAAATTTAAAGCATTTTAAGAAAAATGGTATTTGGGTGGAAGTAACTACACTTATAGTTCCCACAAAAAATGATTCAAAAGAAGAATTAGAAAAAATTGCTAGCTTTATAAAAGAAGAACTTGATGAGTTTACACCTTGGCATGTTTCAGCATTTCATCCTGATTATAAAGAAATGGATTTACCAAACACTTCTTTTGAGTCTTTAAAATTAGCAAATGATATAGCAAAAGAAGTTGGACTTAAATACGCTTATATTGGAAATATAGGCTTTGATAATCACACTTATTGCCCAAATTGTAATGAAAGTATTTTGAAAAGAAATAGATTTCAAGTTCTAGAAAATAAGCTTAGAAATGGCAAGTGTCCTAAGTGTAATTATGAAATACAAGGAGTTTTTCCTAAAATGAAAACAATAAGGAAAACAGGTTTTATGGGAAGTTTCTATCCTGAAAAAAAAGAAGAAATTTTAAGATATATAAATGAGTTTAATAAAAACTTTCAAGTAAATGGAACTTTTAAAACAAAAGCTATGATAGTTCCCCATGCTGGATATGTATATAGTGGTTTTACTGCTAATATTGCATATAATATATGTAAAGATAAAAAGCCTAAAAGAGTAATCGTAATAGGTCCTACTCATAATGTTTACTATGAAAAAGCAAGTGTTGCTTTATATGATGAGTATGAAACACCTTTTGGAAATATA includes the following:
- a CDS encoding ATP-binding cassette domain-containing protein yields the protein MEEDIVLQIDNLSFSYKKETPIYENFSMTLKKGELFTIFGKSGSGKTTLFELIIGSLKPQSGTIEKQSLSLIFQDPYNSFHPTFNIIEQIKDVINYDFYENMNNYLKELSLDESLLYKKPYELSGGQLQRCSILRALLMKPKLLLVDEPTSALDNIIAYDVMKLLIKYLDSCAILLITHDIDLATWCSDKIIRLDKDGKQ
- the hemH gene encoding ferrochelatase produces the protein MENNKKALVLLNMGGARRKDELKLFLTNMFNDKNIIAAPKLIRKMIAFFITTSRLNSAWKNYEEIGGFSPLNPLTEKLVDKVNENIKEYKTYQVMRYTPPFAKDVIEDMKKDGIEEVVLLPLYPQFSTTTTKSSLEDFKAYAKDSFKIKTKGTFYKNEAFNKCIIEEIKEKTNSQAGEFNLIFSAHGLPQKIVDKGDPYEKQMNKHVKILSKMLEEEGQNFKSINLAYQSKVGPMKWLDPSLDDMLENFKDENVIIYPIAFTVDNSETDFELDIEYREIAEEIGVKEFRVCKCVNDSDMFIEAIKDMIKFK
- the amrA gene encoding AmmeMemoRadiSam system protein A, translated to MEISVEQVLLEVARNTILSEFDSSFEINKKKLIEKYPILNEQRACFVTLNLHGKLRGCIGSLVAHRSLLDDVISNAYNAAFSDLRFNRLTALEFKNIDIEISVLTPAVKLEYENTQDLKEKIKINEHGVILELEGKRATFLPQVWEQLSSFEEFFTHLSKKAGFSQNCLEHKPSIYTYTAIKIK
- the amrS gene encoding AmmeMemoRadiSam system radical SAM enzyme, encoding MNFYEKQNDRLVCQLCSYYCKLKENQTGICGVNKNIGDKIECLVYGYPAAMNIDPIEKKPLYHVLPQSKSFSIGTVGCNFRCSFCQNHGISQEHNINKATYYSPKDIVKMAKHYKCDTISYTYNEPTIFYPYAKDCAIEAKKHEIKNVYVSNGFESSEVIDDMKGIIDAVNIDLKSFSESYYKKSLGGSLKQVLENLKHFKKNGIWVEVTTLIVPTKNDSKEELEKIASFIKEELDEFTPWHVSAFHPDYKEMDLPNTSFESLKLANDIAKEVGLKYAYIGNIGFDNHTYCPNCNESILKRNRFQVLENKLRNGKCPKCNYEIQGVFPKMKTIRKTGFMGSFYPEKKEEILRYINEFNKNFQVNGTFKTKAMIVPHAGYVYSGFTANIAYNICKDKKPKRVIVIGPTHNVYYEKASVALYDEYETPFGNIEIDKEYSKSLIDKYKVLDFNEELHLEHSTETQAPFIKHYFPDSSIIEIIYGKIDYQELSKVIDEFLEDEDNLILISTDLSHFHNKQTANKLDNICLNAIAKKDMSLFDKGCEACGKIGVKAVIDSAIKKDLDTKVLHYCTSYDRTKDASRVVGYTSALIGEQE